The genome window GACGATTCCTGTGAACTGCGGGCACCGTAGTCCGCAATCCCGGGAccgtcctgctctctcccctctctctcagccccacgggccccggggagcttccggctgatgagggaatgggaaccgatggatctctcagacagagctgagctccagctgtctaaatgcaaggattaggaactcggagaaagggaacaaaatcgtttatatcaccagttgagaaaatcagctttgttctacctccaatcacaaacaagagaaaatctgcagatgctggaaatccaagcaacatacacaaaatgccggcggaactcagcattagtactcttttccatagctgatgcctggcctgctgagttcctccagcattttgtgtgtgttcttgtgaTGGACTTTTCTagcggtgagaacatgttttgtccaatTCTGTCTAGGTACCtagtgatatcaaacacctttgccctgggcaacaagtagctttcagatcacaaatgtgctagactccaatgagacagactactgcccttctcttcatattcattggcattgcattcactgagttcaccaccgtcagtcattgggggagggttcagggggaataattatgtagaatacagaaactggtgttacctgtgtgtattgtggtgatgcaaaagttgctggagaatttgcaagtgggaagaagtgaattgatatttggaaatctgactttttaaagcatagtttagcaagcaaaccacatatggactatgtgcaaaagctttggtgagaaaatccttcattacccattacgaacccagaggagatcaaagttcctattgaccgtgatttgctagctgtgaaaatgaatacatctctatataaaattcactgtgcacatcttatcactgggtaaaaaaatgcacagtacaatatttatctgcacactggatattacaaattagaggggatataggagggaaggaggggagacctccagtttccctgatgccctcacctacaagatgtgcatctagctgcagcttgtaacccggcACTTTAAcgagttggaacttgaaatggatgaattttggatcatccagcagttggagggggtgatagatatgacatgaagagaggtgagttacacccaaggtgcaggacacaggaaactgtgtgagagtcaggaaggggaatgaggttaaatagccatcgcagagtactTTGTTGCTATCCTGcacaacagcaggtggaccactttagacaCTGTTGGGGGCAATTACCTGACAGAcgaaagtcaaaggggtgataggagatttgttagttaggggaacagaccaaGAGGCAACTAATATCCCAGTGATAAGGCTTGCTGGAGgtagtgcgggggggggggggtgatgtggtttaaataagttgtagggggaatgagAGCTAGATTGACAGAACatatagtggagagggtgaattgaattgactttattacaaatatccttcatatagatgaggagtagaaatatttacgttacgttaccatctaaatgtgcaatgtgtaatttaaatTAACTCATAATAAttagtttgtacataggacagttaGGAAAACAGAAATCAATtattcagtctgatgacctggtggaagttgatgtcccggagcctgttggtccttttgctgtggtaccgtttcctggatggtggcagcaggaacagtttgtggttgtggtgaactgagtccccaatatcctttgggccctttttacacaaatctatacctctaccatccaggctcccatccaaacttcttttaaatagtaaaaccgagctcatattcaccagttgtgctggcatctcattccacactctcacaaccatttcagtaaagagcttttccacatgttcccattaaattttcaccttccccacttacccatgcaGTCTAGttgtcacccaacctcagtggaaaaagatgcTTGCATTTATTTACCCAGTCTtctccctcatgattttgtagacttctgacaaatcctcaaagcaatgtataatttccttgtttatgtttagagccttttttaggtgtataagatgatgagggacattgatcgtgtgcatagccagaggtttgttttcccagggctgaaatgtgtggaatgcactgccggctttTTCGGTGagcgtgtttcagttactgtggggccaggcagctcagtgggaacagggaataataccaatggagagagtcaaactgagccaggtcacagatcggagatggcagaaatgccccattcttatagagacaggaagagcatcagagagtttgatggtcattccagatgccagcactgtgcccagttagatgatgatttctctgtccaacttgtgttgaacctcactgtaactgtgtgatgtcagatcacaccttgacaactcagtgatctcatctgaaatgttgtcctacacccactgatggattttgtatatctttttacaggttacaaaTCACAAGGTATTTCTCTATGGGAATCtaaaacacaacacaccagttttgctgtctctgtccagatatttaagaagtggagcaagcgattcactcgatcatcattcctgctcagactgcagagagggattcactctatcatctgaTCGACTGGCACGCCTGTCATTTTCAATGGATAGGGGgtgcccattcacctgctcagacagtgggaatggattcagatggacatttcaactgaagggacatcaataagttcacactgggacaaggccatccacctgttctgtgtgtgagaaaggattcagttggtcttcccacctgtggacacaccagtcagttcacactggggcagaggctggtcatttaCTGAATTTGTGTGGAAGGttttactcggtcatctgaccaaatGGTTCACCAGCAAGTCCACACTGAGGagcggctgttcacctgctcagactgtgggaaaggattcactaagtcatctaaactgaagctacatcagagagttcacactgggaagagaccatttacctgcttggactgtggaaaaggattcacttgctcatctaaactgaaggtacatcagcgagttcacactggggagaggccattcacctgctcagactgtgggaagggattcactcagtcatcccacctgcatgcacacaggtcagttcacacgggggagaggccgtttacctgctcatactgtggggagggattcatttTGTCATCgcagctactgagacaccagttagttcacactggggagtggccattcaactgctcagtgtgtgggaagggattcactcggtcatcccacgtacacagtcaccagcgagttcacactggggagaagccgttcacctgctcagtgtgtgggaagggattcactcagtcatccaccctacagagacatcagcaagttcacactggggagaagccgttcacctgctcactgtgtgggaagggattcacttgttcacctgacctgaaggtacatcagagagttcacactggggaacggccattcagatgctcagactgtgggaagagattcacttgtTCACgtgacctgaaggtacatcagagagttcacactggggaacggcCATTCAGATGCTCAgactgtaggaagggattcacttgttcacctgacctgaaggtacatcagagagttcacaatggggaacggcctttcacatgctcagactgtgggaagggattcacctgctcatcccaactgaagatacatcagagagttcacacaggggagcggccattcacctgctcagactgtgggaagggattcactaggtCATCCGACCTattggtacaccagcgagttcacaccggggagcggccattcacctgctcagtctgtgggaaaggatttacttCGTCATCCCACCTATtagcacaccagcgagttcacacaggggagcggccattcacctgctcatactgtggtaagggattcactaGGTCATCCGACCTattggtacaccagcgagttcacaccggggagcggccattcacctgcttagactgtgggaagggattcactcagtcatctgaactgaaggtacatcagagagttcacactggggaacggccgttcacctgctcagactgtgggaagggattcacacggtcatctaaactgaaggtacatcagcgagctcacactggagagaagccattcacctgctcagactgtgggaagggattcactcagtcatctcaactgaaggtacatcagcgagttcacactggagagaggccgttcacctgctcagactgtgggaagggattcactcagtcatcccaactgatggtacatctgcgagttcacactgggcaaggccattcagctgctcagactgtgggaagggattcactcagtcagcccacctacaagcacactggtcagttcacactggggagaggccgttcacagaCTCAAGCCTGAATTATCCCTCTGTGTAGACGCTACAGTGTAGCATACACAATAGCCCACGCAAGTGGCCTATGCCGTTATGAGCATTTTTACTTGTGAGTTCGTGTGTCTGCGTTGCTCTGGCAAAATGCTAGTTGGTGTTGAGGTTCTATGGCACTGTGTTGAATTGACTCGTGGCGTTGGGAACAATGGCGACTGCTGAGTACAttttgttggagttggagctaatcgatgttgaacaagagttacttttattgaaattactgcagcgcagaaaagagagaagttttTCCATTTGTTAGTGCAGTTCGTGATGTCCAAAGCGATGTTTGTGGAAATTTATTTGCATGAATTTCATGTCATTTGCCATTCTTTATAATATACCAATGAAGAGTTGTACAAATGTAAATATTTTCTGACTTCCTCACTTAACCTCTCCTTGATTTGGCCCATTTTCCAACTTCGAAGCAACAGGAAATCCCTGGGAGGAAATGTGTTGCTACCAAGCAGACCGATCACAGTTCCCGCAGTCTGTGATGCacagtcagcgggagacgctcatggagtgagtactgtttaagattcgctccataacctttactttttttaacctttgatcacccttatctaacttatttttaccaacaccaaaagattcttgctattttcttGGGCTTAttgttaagagtttattgtgaatttttgaagatatgcaaacagaaatggctcttagatctaaaggacgagaacCTGGGTGCAACCTGaatggtaatggaaagaagcaagctcatccgcaacgcactgaattaacttatgaactgtttatggaggttttggataaaaaattcgatgaactacaacaaatttttaaacaagatataaaggcttttcaagatgaTATGGTTAAGATGGATTTATTAATTAACCAGCAACAAGTTCTTATCGCGTCTCTGtaagaagaagctcggaaacgagatttgacaattgaaaaattgcaacaggatttaatttcgaccactAAGTTGGTgcaaacacttaaagccaagagtgtcgactttgagaattggtccagaagacagaacctacgtatacttggtctcccagacggcatagaaaaagacgacccttcgaaatattttgctcaacttttaaaaatGCATTCCCACAGTTTTCCCAGATAACTCCCCGTTACTTGATCAAGTACATAGAATTTGGCGTTGTTCATCGAGTGCTCCAGCTAAAAATTCAgttgtaattgtccggtttcattatgtacacgacaaagaacaacttattcgtgtggctcggcgggTTGGAATGGTTAAATTTCGAGATTACCATTTCCGTTTGgttgaagattttagtcctgaagttatgaagaaaaggcttctttttaaacctctgatgtctgaatgttatgagaaaaatctaaaacctgcgctcttataccctgcaaaGCTTAGAATCTCTCCATCGAATGCTCCACGccaggttttcctttctacatctgaagcgagaaagtatctggaggagaacttccctactggtACAGACACtaatctctaataaatgagtgattctgatcgtgtaaAATGGTTTTTGATTCCtcaaaccagggttagtctctggttattggtgtaggtttatcctatactttatatttaagttaaagtgtgttttcgttatattaatcgctctgttttatacactttaaccattatactatatttttgactattaCTTTTGTTCCctcgaaggtatatttttaacccttcgaaggtgaattcttttttattaagatggtggttttttggaaaaatattcttggttttgtttaaaATGGCGTTATTTTTGCttttctcgtcttcttcctataatgtatcgcttatcatagtttaaatatttcttgatttgtttgggttataacccgatttataagcttttagtgattttattcttttttttttacaactaagtatattaagaagtatggtttttagtatagtgattataatttttaaagttggggtggtttttttatatatatcctttatatacggagtggtcttccgctgatatgggggtagaattagtctcatttttttcctttttctagccatattttggctttttttctttttcttgtgggggtgggggatggtctgttttctaaattaatttttcttttaccagtttgttttagttttttcatttgggctgtttTTGAACTACAGATATGTCTACGGTGTCGTCAcctccgggtccgctctttatttt of Hemitrygon akajei unplaced genomic scaffold, sHemAka1.3 Scf000061, whole genome shotgun sequence contains these proteins:
- the LOC140721771 gene encoding uncharacterized protein: MVHQQVHTEERLFTCSDCGKGFTKSSKLKLHQRVHTGKRPFTCLDCGKGFTCSSKLKVHQRVHTGERPFTCSDCGKGFTQSSHLHAHRSVHTGERPFTCSYCGEGFILSSQLLRHQLVHTGEWPFNCSVCGKGFTRSSHVHSHQRVHTGEKPFTCSVCGKGFTQSSTLQRHQQVHTGEKPFTCSLCGKGFTCSPDLKVHQRVHTGERPFRCSDCGKRFTCSRDLKVHQRVHTGERPFRCSDCRKGFTCSPDLKVHQRVHNGERPFTCSDCGKGFTCSSQLKIHQRVHTGERPFTCSDCGKGFTRSSDLLVHQRVHTGERPFTCSVCGKGFTSSSHLLAHQRVHTGERPFTCSYCGKGFTRSSDLLVHQRVHTGERPFTCLDCGKGFTQSSELKVHQRVHTGERPFTCSDCGKGFTRSSKLKVHQRAHTGEKPFTCSDCGKGFTQSSQLKVHQRVHTGERPFTCSDCGKGFTQSSQLMVHLRVHTGQGHSAAQTVGRDSLSQPTYKHTGQFTLGRGRSQTQA